The following coding sequences are from one Candidatus Polarisedimenticolia bacterium window:
- the hisB gene encoding imidazoleglycerol-phosphate dehydratase HisB, producing the protein MRRRTARLRRTTKETDIRLALAIEGRGRVRVRTGIGFFDHMLTALALHGGLDLEVEARGDLHVDQHHLVEDCGIVLGQALRRALGDRKGIERTGYFAFPMEESLALAALDLGGRPSLVLRARFRRVRVGDLETDTIPEFLRGLTRGLMADLHVVLPYGWNDHHKAEAIFKAVGKSVKLAASRDGRYRGLVPSTKGRLE; encoded by the coding sequence ATGAGAAGACGCACCGCCCGCCTGCGCCGCACGACGAAGGAGACCGACATCCGTCTCGCCCTGGCGATCGAGGGACGCGGCCGCGTCCGGGTCCGGACCGGCATCGGCTTCTTCGACCACATGCTGACGGCGCTGGCGCTGCACGGCGGGCTCGATCTCGAGGTCGAGGCGCGGGGGGACCTGCACGTCGACCAGCACCACCTGGTGGAGGACTGCGGCATCGTGCTCGGGCAGGCCCTGCGCCGGGCGCTGGGGGACCGCAAGGGGATCGAGAGGACGGGGTACTTCGCCTTCCCGATGGAGGAGTCGCTGGCCCTGGCGGCGCTCGACCTCGGCGGCCGGCCGTCCCTCGTCCTGAGGGCCCGCTTCCGGCGCGTCCGGGTGGGCGATCTCGAGACCGACACCATCCCGGAATTCCTGCGCGGGCTGACGCGCGGCCTGATGGCCGACCTGCACGTCGTCCTGCCGTACGGATGGAACGATCATCACAAGGCCGAGGCGATCTTCAAGGCGGTCGGCAAGTCGGTGAAGCTGGCCGCGAGCCGGGACGGCCGCTATCGCGGCCTCGTCCCGAGCACGAAGGGGAGGCTCGAATGA
- a CDS encoding histidinol-phosphate transaminase has product MSGRRREKDPVSPPDPTPDVARLKPYTVPAAGRQEFLRLDFNESLLGPSPRVLERLRRIAIEDISLYPDETEARAAVAGHFGLDRRSELELVLTSGVDEGIRLVCDCFVRAGDKVVLVDPGYAMHRFYATLAGADIVSVDCNQDLSFPAARLRAAAAGCRLVIVGNPHNPTGAPAPAGFVEELAAACPEAIVLADEAYAEFAGHSSVAALGRLPNLIVARTFSKAYGLAGLRAGVLLGDRATLRWVARMRSPYAVNSIALLALTAALEDEAWMTRYAAEVRAARGDLEAALRALDIPTYPSAANFLVARFGERAPAIREALRSRGVLVRDRSDHPLLRGTLRIGVGTREQVGAFLAALAPALAEARETAGAGGEEAR; this is encoded by the coding sequence GTGAGCGGGCGCCGCCGGGAGAAGGATCCCGTGAGCCCCCCCGATCCGACGCCCGACGTGGCGCGCCTGAAGCCCTACACGGTGCCGGCCGCGGGGCGGCAGGAATTCCTGCGGCTCGACTTCAACGAGAGCCTGCTCGGGCCTTCCCCCCGGGTGCTCGAGCGGCTTCGCCGCATCGCGATCGAGGACATCTCCCTCTACCCGGACGAGACCGAGGCGCGCGCCGCGGTGGCGGGCCATTTCGGTCTCGACCGGCGGTCGGAGCTCGAACTCGTCCTGACCTCCGGAGTCGACGAAGGGATCCGCCTCGTGTGCGACTGTTTCGTGCGGGCCGGAGACAAGGTGGTCCTCGTCGATCCGGGCTACGCGATGCATCGGTTCTACGCGACGCTCGCCGGAGCGGACATCGTGAGCGTGGACTGCAACCAGGACCTGTCGTTCCCGGCGGCTCGGCTTCGGGCGGCGGCCGCCGGCTGCCGGCTCGTCATCGTGGGGAATCCGCACAATCCGACCGGCGCGCCGGCTCCCGCGGGGTTCGTCGAGGAGCTGGCGGCGGCCTGCCCCGAGGCCATCGTCCTCGCCGACGAGGCGTACGCCGAGTTCGCCGGCCACTCGTCGGTCGCCGCGCTCGGCCGCCTGCCGAACCTGATCGTCGCCCGGACGTTTTCCAAGGCCTACGGCCTCGCCGGGCTGCGCGCCGGCGTCCTCCTGGGGGACCGGGCGACGCTGCGCTGGGTGGCGCGCATGCGATCGCCTTACGCGGTCAACTCCATCGCCCTGCTGGCCCTGACGGCGGCGCTCGAGGACGAGGCCTGGATGACGCGCTACGCCGCCGAGGTGCGCGCCGCGCGGGGGGACCTCGAGGCGGCGCTGCGCGCGCTCGACATCCCGACCTATCCGAGCGCCGCCAATTTTCTCGTGGCGCGCTTCGGAGAGCGGGCGCCCGCCATCCGCGAAGCGCTGCGGTCCCGCGGTGTCCTGGTGCGGGATCGGAGCGATCATCCGCTCCTGCGCGGCACGCTGCGCATCGGGGTCGGGACGCGGGAGCAGGTCGGCGCGTTCCTGGCGGCCCTCGCCCCCGCGCTGGCCGAGGCGAGGGAGACCGCCGGAGCAGGCGGGGAGGAGGCGCGATGA